GCTCGGCTATGGCTTTGACCAAGTCGACATCAAGAAACTCGATGAGCGGTTGGGGGTCTCCACCGGCGATCACTTGATCGACCCAACCGGCAATCTCGGCGTCGGGATCGGGGTCACCGATCCACGCGCGTGAGGCGCGCGCCAGACGCTCGATCCCGGGGAACTCCCTTAAGCATTCGCGCCACACGGCCTCGGGATCTCCGGTCGGGTCCTGCCAAAACCTCGCGCCACACGCGAGCCCGACGCGGCTCGCCAGGGGGAAGCTCATGAAGTTGAAGAACACCCCGGTGGTGACCTCGGGCAAGCGAGGGTCGCGCCCGCGATAGGGACCAAGGTGCAGCACCCCGGCCATCGGTCCGTCGTTCACGGGGTAGTTCTCAGCAAAAAGCAGCGGCCGCCCCAGCTCTTGACCAAGGCGCGCCGCGCAGTCGGCATCGACCGTCGGACTCACGATCGACGGTCCGGTCCACATCACGTCGACGCCCTCGGGCAGGCCGGCGAAGAAGGACCGCAAGTATGGAGTCGCCACATCCGTGGCGTAATCGGTGGGACACGTAACCCACCGGAAGCCATCGCCCAATCCGTCGACGGCCGCCGCGACCGCGGCGGCGTGCGCCGACCCGAGTTCGGCTCCGCCGGGTGGAACGTCGTCGAAAGCGACGCCGAGCGCCCGAGCGCCGGTTGCGGCGAGGGACCGCAGTTTCTCGACGAGAGGCGCTTCGTCGGTTCCGGGCGTCCAATCCAGCCCGGGCGATACGACCATCGCGACGGCGACGCCTGCACGCTCCCCCTCGGCGACCAGTTCGGCGAACTCCGCAAGCCG
This window of the Actinomycetota bacterium genome carries:
- a CDS encoding beta-N-acetylglucosaminidase domain-containing protein, which translates into the protein MNTLHNSRIDVNRKRWLGAVEGYYGRPLDPRERIDLVRWLGAHGFNTFAHAPKDDPLHRRNWRDPYPAERLAEFAELVAEGERAGVAVAMVVSPGLDWTPGTDEAPLVEKLRSLAATGARALGVAFDDVPPGGAELGSAHAAAVAAAVDGLGDGFRWVTCPTDYATDVATPYLRSFFAGLPEGVDVMWTGPSIVSPTVDADCAARLGQELGRPLLFAENYPVNDGPMAGVLHLGPYRGRDPRLPEVTTGVFFNFMSFPLASRVGLACGARFWQDPTGDPEAVWRECLREFPGIERLARASRAWIGDPDPDAEIAGWVDQVIAGGDPQPLIEFLDVDLVKAIAEQPACESLRAELDPALAEEVAAWVDQWEAEAVAMRAAIEVIRTEPARRADYAFATAETWARARHARQQLFGVRWAYYPVTEWRDGSARAVPAALIEGENLTDRLCRFALEGKR